One stretch of Tepidibacter hydrothermalis DNA includes these proteins:
- a CDS encoding M4 family metallopeptidase — protein MNKKLSSIVLSTVMTGSILLTPVVNAEEINTSKITISENTEIYTQEEQEVNNKGKEIEAKEDVNKDKEVKNKEENTDKKVEKTEVENKEENMEEKVEKTEENKAKEIDKTIEENKAEVIESKKEEVENKIQETVKAQNENIVKFDKENELGFLKGILATQKSADMNGVVELFEENKDLFKLNNPKEELKEMSTKTDELGNTHVKVQQMYKSIPLFGKQYIIHFNKDGEVYAVNGKIDNEVYNKISDKSYKKLEIREKVAVELAKSEVNVDTTTKDPQVNSYFYEMDGKYIPVYEVRVMNLGSQPGDWSVFINADNGEIVKKYNRIQTADVKGVGTGILNDKKEINVQYKNGAYYMIDNTKDGISIKTFTAKHVPDIEEDEDNENKMQYFLPGLMMYSEKNEFSDEKYKAAVDAHKYAEHVYDYYHDKFGRNSIDDKGMDIVSSVHYGNNYVNAFWFYDQMTYGDGDGYTSLGLSGALDVVGHEMTHGVTENEANLVYENQSGALNESFSDVFGTFIEFEYQPEKADWLCGEDVWTPYKEGDALRDVADPGSNKAYRPQPAHMREYVHTTRDHGGVHTNSGIPNKAAYLVANKIGVHKAEKIYYKALTNYLTSTANFHDAKLALIQSAEDFYGKDSSECKAVADAFDAVGVK, from the coding sequence ATGAATAAAAAATTGAGTTCTATAGTACTTTCTACAGTTATGACAGGTTCAATATTGTTAACACCAGTAGTTAATGCAGAAGAGATAAACACTAGTAAAATAACAATATCTGAGAATACTGAAATTTATACTCAAGAAGAACAAGAAGTAAATAATAAAGGAAAAGAGATTGAAGCTAAAGAAGATGTGAATAAAGATAAAGAGGTAAAAAACAAAGAGGAAAACACAGATAAAAAAGTAGAAAAAACTGAAGTAGAAAATAAAGAAGAAAATATGGAGGAAAAAGTAGAGAAGACTGAAGAAAACAAAGCAAAGGAAATTGATAAAACTATCGAAGAAAACAAAGCCGAAGTAATAGAAAGTAAGAAAGAAGAAGTTGAGAATAAAATACAAGAAACTGTAAAAGCACAAAATGAAAATATAGTAAAGTTTGATAAAGAAAATGAGCTAGGATTTTTAAAAGGTATACTTGCGACACAAAAAAGTGCAGATATGAATGGCGTTGTAGAGCTTTTTGAAGAAAATAAAGATTTATTCAAATTAAATAACCCAAAAGAAGAGTTAAAGGAAATGAGCACTAAGACGGATGAATTAGGGAATACACATGTTAAAGTTCAACAGATGTACAAGTCTATTCCTCTATTTGGAAAACAATATATAATTCATTTTAATAAAGATGGAGAAGTGTATGCTGTTAATGGAAAAATAGATAATGAGGTATATAATAAAATTTCTGACAAAAGTTACAAGAAATTAGAAATTAGAGAAAAAGTTGCTGTAGAACTTGCTAAATCAGAAGTTAACGTGGATACAACTACAAAAGACCCACAAGTAAATAGTTATTTTTATGAAATGGATGGAAAATACATACCTGTTTACGAAGTAAGAGTAATGAATTTAGGATCTCAACCTGGAGATTGGAGCGTTTTCATTAATGCTGATAATGGTGAAATAGTAAAAAAATACAACAGAATACAAACGGCAGATGTTAAAGGAGTAGGAACTGGAATATTAAATGATAAAAAAGAAATAAACGTTCAATATAAAAATGGAGCATACTACATGATTGATAATACTAAAGATGGTATAAGCATAAAAACTTTTACTGCTAAACATGTTCCAGATATTGAAGAAGATGAAGATAATGAAAATAAAATGCAGTACTTTTTACCAGGGTTAATGATGTACAGTGAAAAGAATGAATTTTCTGATGAAAAATATAAAGCAGCTGTAGATGCTCATAAATACGCAGAACACGTATATGATTATTATCATGATAAATTTGGAAGAAATAGTATAGATGATAAAGGAATGGATATTGTATCATCTGTTCATTATGGAAATAATTATGTAAATGCTTTTTGGTTTTATGACCAAATGACATATGGAGATGGAGACGGATACACATCATTAGGTTTATCTGGTGCATTAGATGTTGTTGGTCATGAAATGACACATGGAGTTACAGAAAACGAAGCCAATCTTGTATATGAAAATCAATCAGGTGCTTTAAATGAATCTTTTTCAGATGTATTTGGTACATTTATAGAATTTGAATATCAACCAGAAAAAGCTGACTGGTTATGTGGTGAAGATGTATGGACACCATATAAAGAAGGAGATGCATTAAGAGATGTTGCAGATCCGGGAAGTAATAAAGCTTATAGACCTCAACCTGCTCACATGAGAGAATATGTACATACTACTAGAGACCATGGTGGAGTTCATACAAATTCAGGAATACCAAATAAAGCAGCATACCTTGTTGCAAATAAGATAGGAGTTCATAAAGCTGAAAAAATATATTATAAAGCATTAACAAATTATTTAACTTCAACAGCAAACTTCCATGATGCAAAACTTGCTTTAATTCAATCAGCAGAAGATTTTTATGGAAAAGATAGTTCAGAATGTAAAGCTGTAGCTGATGCTTTTGATGCTGTAGGAGTAAAATAA
- a CDS encoding DUF2500 domain-containing protein: MFTFSFFQIIFNIMFFIIISMFVIAVVGGIKQWNKNNNQPVLYVNAKLISKRTNISRNNNNHSRSTSYYCTFEVESGDRIEFRLSGNEYGLLAENDAGKLKFQGTRYLGFQRNLEE, from the coding sequence ATGTTTACGTTTTCGTTCTTCCAAATTATATTTAACATTATGTTTTTTATTATTATAAGCATGTTTGTTATAGCAGTAGTAGGAGGCATAAAACAATGGAACAAAAATAATAATCAACCAGTTTTATATGTTAATGCAAAATTAATATCAAAAAGAACAAATATATCTCGCAATAATAATAATCATAGTCGTTCAACTTCATATTATTGTACTTTTGAAGTTGAAAGTGGTGATAGAATAGAATTTCGTTTATCTGGTAATGAGTATGGATTACTTGCTGAGAATGATGCTGGGAAATTAAAGTTCCAAGGGACAAGATACCTTGGTTTTCAGAGAAATTTAGAAGAATAG
- a CDS encoding LacI family DNA-binding transcriptional regulator produces MSNIRKIAKAAGVSIATVSRYLNGTEHVSDEVKLKIQKVIEEVNYKPNALARAVFTKNSKTIGLMVPNISNPFFNQMSSVIEENANNNGYNILLCNTDDDIEKEKKYLDVLQSHRVAGIVVARSKCKEEYGNIDIPIISFENHISDEIITVSSDNYSGGKIAFEHLYESGCRRILHIKGPKCFEATEERYRGFLDAAKEKNLEIDFIEFETDFQVEMLKENIEKLKRINKYDGIFVFNDIAAATVMKFLKMNNTKIPKDIQIIGFDNSFICELLHPSLTTINQPIQELGKATIEILIKLINNEKIPIKDYLMEVKLINRGTTIL; encoded by the coding sequence ATGTCGAATATTAGAAAAATTGCAAAGGCAGCAGGAGTAAGTATTGCTACAGTATCTAGATATTTAAATGGAACTGAGCATGTGAGTGATGAAGTTAAGTTGAAAATACAAAAGGTTATAGAGGAAGTAAATTATAAACCAAATGCATTAGCTAGAGCTGTTTTTACAAAAAACTCAAAAACAATAGGTCTTATGGTACCAAATATATCAAATCCGTTTTTTAATCAAATGTCATCTGTTATTGAAGAGAATGCTAATAATAATGGATATAATATACTTTTATGTAATACAGATGATGATATTGAAAAGGAAAAAAAATATCTAGATGTGCTTCAAAGTCATAGGGTTGCGGGAATTGTAGTTGCCAGAAGTAAATGTAAAGAAGAGTACGGTAATATAGATATCCCAATAATATCATTTGAAAATCATATTTCTGATGAAATTATAACAGTGTCTTCAGACAATTATAGTGGAGGTAAAATTGCATTTGAACATTTATATGAAAGCGGATGTAGAAGAATATTACATATAAAAGGACCAAAGTGTTTTGAAGCAACAGAGGAAAGATATAGAGGTTTTTTAGATGCTGCAAAAGAAAAGAATTTAGAAATAGATTTTATTGAGTTTGAAACAGATTTTCAAGTTGAAATGCTTAAAGAAAATATTGAAAAGCTAAAAAGAATCAATAAATATGATGGGATATTTGTTTTTAATGATATTGCAGCAGCTACAGTAATGAAATTTTTAAAAATGAATAATACTAAAATTCCAAAGGATATTCAAATAATTGGTTTTGACAACAGTTTTATTTGTGAATTATTGCACCCTTCACTTACAACAATAAATCAGCCAATACAAGAATTAGGAAAGGCTACAATTGAAATATTAATTAAATTAATTAATAATGAAAAAATTCCTATTAAAGATTATTTGATGGAAGTTAAACTTATAAATAGAGGGACAACAATACTTTAA
- a CDS encoding gamma-glutamyl-gamma-aminobutyrate hydrolase family protein yields the protein MKPIIGITTFLESKAKQTYDSVNHNYIKSVYLAGGIPVLIPIVEDEEIVNNYLKSIDGLILSGGEDVSPLMYGENPTEKVQMICAQRDKFEKELFLEALKLNIPVLGICRGMQVMNVALGGTLYQDINTQIENSLGHYQKDTPANNLYHQIKIDDESILFDIFDEEKISINSFHHQSVKKIGNGLKEIAWSVDGVVEGIEHISKDFALGVQWHPEDLAVKYPDFLNLFKALVQACTPY from the coding sequence ATGAAACCAATTATTGGGATAACAACATTTTTGGAAAGTAAGGCTAAACAAACATATGACTCAGTTAATCATAATTATATAAAGTCTGTTTATTTAGCTGGAGGAATACCTGTTTTGATTCCAATAGTGGAAGATGAAGAAATAGTAAATAATTATTTGAAATCAATAGACGGACTCATACTTTCAGGCGGAGAAGATGTATCACCGCTAATGTATGGAGAAAATCCTACGGAAAAAGTTCAAATGATATGTGCACAAAGAGATAAATTTGAAAAAGAACTTTTTTTAGAAGCTCTTAAGTTGAACATACCAGTATTGGGGATATGTAGAGGTATGCAAGTAATGAATGTTGCATTAGGAGGTACATTATATCAAGATATAAATACACAAATAGAAAATTCTTTAGGTCATTATCAAAAGGATACACCAGCAAATAACCTTTACCACCAAATAAAAATAGATGACGAAAGTATACTTTTTGATATATTTGATGAAGAAAAGATAAGCATAAATTCCTTTCATCATCAGTCTGTTAAAAAGATTGGAAATGGTCTAAAGGAAATTGCTTGGTCAGTAGATGGAGTGGTTGAAGGAATTGAGCATATAAGTAAAGATTTTGCATTAGGTGTTCAATGGCATCCAGAGGATTTGGCTGTCAAGTATCCAGACTTTTTGAATCTATTTAAGGCTTTGGTTCAAGCGTGTACACCGTACTAA
- the xylB gene encoding xylulokinase, with amino-acid sequence MIYIGIDLGTSSVKLIALNQEGDILGDITKEYPVYYPKTNWAEQNPTDWWEKTEKGLKELIDKFNLPKDQIKSIGLSGQMHGLVALDKDGNTLLPAILWNDQRTGKECIEIEKYFGKDKLTELVANKPLTGFTAPKILWLKNNNKELFDKIEHILLPKDYVRYKLTGDYATDVSDASGMLLLDIKNRDWSKEMIEFLDIKKEVLPKLYESYEVTGVLSESIKKTLGIQSEVLVVGGAGDQAAGAIGTGTIEDGIISITLGTSGVVFASHNNFVVDKENRLHSFCHANGKYHSMGVMLSAASCLKWWVEDVNKGTSFEDLLKEAEESEVGSNGVVFLPYLMGERTPHADEDARGSFIGLNMKVKRGDLTRSVLEGVSFGLRDSVEILKDLNIPINQIRVIGGGAKSKLWKQILADILNYDIDEINTNQGGALGAAILAAVGSGQYDNVEQGCETLIKKVNQINPIEKNVKEYEKIYKKYTSLYGCLKDWFKL; translated from the coding sequence ATGATTTATATTGGTATAGATTTAGGAACATCTTCTGTGAAATTAATAGCTCTTAATCAAGAGGGGGATATATTAGGAGATATTACAAAAGAGTATCCTGTATATTATCCAAAAACGAATTGGGCTGAACAAAATCCAACAGATTGGTGGGAAAAAACTGAAAAAGGGCTTAAAGAATTAATTGACAAATTTAATTTGCCAAAAGATCAAATCAAGTCAATTGGACTTAGTGGGCAAATGCATGGCTTGGTAGCTTTAGATAAAGATGGAAACACTTTATTGCCTGCAATACTATGGAATGACCAAAGAACGGGTAAAGAATGTATCGAGATTGAAAAGTATTTTGGTAAAGATAAACTTACTGAATTAGTTGCTAATAAACCTTTAACTGGATTTACAGCTCCAAAAATATTGTGGCTTAAAAATAATAATAAAGAATTGTTTGATAAAATAGAACATATTTTACTTCCAAAGGATTATGTAAGGTACAAACTTACAGGAGATTATGCAACTGATGTTTCAGATGCTTCTGGAATGCTTCTGTTAGATATCAAAAATAGAGATTGGTCAAAGGAAATGATAGAATTTCTTGATATAAAAAAAGAAGTACTACCAAAGCTATATGAATCATACGAGGTTACTGGAGTATTATCAGAATCAATCAAAAAAACACTTGGAATACAAAGTGAAGTACTTGTCGTAGGTGGAGCAGGAGATCAAGCAGCTGGAGCTATTGGAACAGGAACTATAGAAGACGGTATAATATCCATAACACTTGGAACATCAGGCGTTGTATTTGCATCACATAATAATTTCGTAGTTGATAAAGAGAACAGATTACATTCATTTTGTCATGCTAATGGGAAATACCATTCAATGGGAGTAATGCTTTCAGCAGCCAGTTGTTTAAAATGGTGGGTTGAAGATGTAAATAAAGGTACATCTTTTGAAGATTTATTAAAAGAAGCTGAAGAAAGTGAAGTAGGAAGTAATGGAGTTGTTTTTCTACCATACCTTATGGGAGAGAGAACACCACATGCTGATGAAGATGCTAGAGGAAGTTTTATTGGATTGAACATGAAGGTTAAAAGAGGAGATTTAACAAGGTCAGTATTAGAAGGTGTTTCATTTGGACTTAGAGACTCTGTCGAAATATTAAAAGACTTAAATATACCAATCAATCAAATAAGAGTAATTGGTGGTGGAGCAAAAAGTAAATTATGGAAACAAATTCTTGCTGATATATTAAATTATGATATTGATGAAATAAATACAAATCAAGGTGGAGCTTTAGGGGCTGCAATATTAGCTGCAGTTGGATCTGGTCAGTATGATAATGTTGAACAAGGTTGTGAGACATTAATAAAAAAAGTAAATCAAATAAATCCAATTGAAAAAAATGTAAAAGAATATGAAAAAATATACAAAAAATACACATCCCTATATGGTTGTTTAAAAGATTGGTTTAAATTATAG